A window from Lachnoanaerobaculum umeaense encodes these proteins:
- the rpoN gene encoding RNA polymerase factor sigma-54, whose product MDTTLRQTLEHKISQKMIQSVNILQMNSQELNDYIKQISLENPFIDVNDEFEYRKNEDAIKISEHNISSFELQNVDYSLSSDENSFENIYVPQEETLCENLLSQLLCGDYTKEEREIFFYIATSLDNNGYFPGGICELMEVFNINYEKAKYCLNIMKSLDPKGVCAENLIECLKLQLDERDNYHIEYEIVSFYLDLLGKNNLRKISELLKADIKSVLKAKNNISKLNPKPSQGFSERSILKYITPDIVIVKFKDHFNIVSNNFNTLNINFDYISTLKDNSFDKTLLNYIDKKLDELETLQNSICMRNNTLLKLSEYILELQKDFFLYGKGNLKPCKMKDAAKSLELSESTICRAVNGKYLQCCHGLFPLGYFFSKSSYKINKNESTTIDNIKSIIKNIIDTENKNKPFSDQKITELLHSRDINISRRTVAQYRDSLSIPDCRIRKLY is encoded by the coding sequence ATGGACACAACTTTGAGGCAAACTTTAGAGCATAAAATATCGCAAAAAATGATACAATCTGTAAATATATTGCAGATGAACTCTCAAGAGTTAAATGATTATATAAAGCAAATCTCACTTGAAAATCCCTTTATTGATGTAAATGATGAATTTGAATATAGAAAAAATGAAGATGCTATAAAAATATCTGAACATAATATTTCAAGCTTTGAGCTTCAAAATGTTGATTACTCCCTCTCTTCTGATGAGAATAGTTTCGAAAACATTTATGTTCCACAGGAGGAAACTTTATGTGAAAATCTTCTTTCTCAACTTTTGTGTGGTGACTATACTAAGGAAGAGAGAGAAATCTTCTTCTATATAGCAACTAGTTTAGATAATAATGGATACTTTCCAGGTGGTATTTGTGAGTTAATGGAAGTGTTCAATATAAACTATGAAAAAGCTAAATATTGCCTGAATATAATGAAAAGTCTTGATCCTAAAGGAGTTTGTGCAGAAAATCTAATTGAGTGTCTAAAACTTCAGTTAGATGAAAGAGATAATTATCATATTGAGTATGAAATAGTCTCTTTCTATTTGGATCTACTTGGGAAAAATAATTTAAGGAAAATTTCAGAATTACTAAAAGCAGATATTAAATCTGTGTTAAAAGCAAAAAATAATATATCCAAACTAAATCCTAAGCCGTCTCAAGGATTTAGTGAAAGAAGTATTTTAAAATATATTACTCCCGATATTGTTATTGTAAAATTCAAAGATCATTTTAATATTGTAAGTAATAATTTTAATACTCTTAACATCAATTTTGATTATATAAGCACCTTAAAAGATAACAGCTTTGATAAGACACTCTTAAATTACATTGATAAGAAATTAGATGAACTAGAGACTTTACAAAATAGTATATGCATGCGAAACAATACCTTATTAAAGCTGTCAGAATATATTCTTGAATTGCAAAAAGATTTCTTTTTATATGGTAAAGGTAATTTGAAGCCATGCAAAATGAAAGATGCTGCAAAATCACTTGAATTAAGTGAATCAACTATCTGTAGAGCTGTTAACGGTAAATATCTGCAATGTTGCCATGGTCTATTCCCACTTGGATATTTCTTTTCTAAAAGCAGTTATAAAATAAATAAAAATGAGAGCACAACAATCGATAATATAAAATCTATTATTAAAAATATAATTGATACAGAAAACAAGAATAAACCTTTTAGTGATCAAAAAATCACAGAACTACTACACTCCAGAGATATAAATATCTCACGTAGAACTGTAGCTCAATATCGTGATTCACTTTCCATTCCTGATTGTCGTATTAGAAAGCTGTACTAA
- a CDS encoding electron transfer flavoprotein subunit alpha/FixB family protein: MDKKNCLSGNPITADIVISIGRGIKDKDYFDKVLNLADILQAQVVGSRPMLDLGWLSIDREVGLSGLKVSPRICLTLGVSGTNFHTMGLLGSKLIISVNNDRKANIFNIANYCVVEDVRKIIDDLLVKTSRKRFENIFDIESFLLKYFCKYKTNKI; encoded by the coding sequence TTGGATAAAAAAAATTGTCTAAGTGGTAATCCTATAACAGCAGATATTGTCATATCTATTGGAAGAGGAATAAAGGATAAAGATTATTTTGATAAAGTATTGAACCTTGCAGATATATTACAGGCTCAGGTGGTTGGATCAAGACCAATGTTGGATTTGGGATGGCTTTCAATAGATAGAGAAGTTGGATTAAGTGGATTGAAGGTATCGCCTAGGATATGCTTAACTCTTGGTGTATCAGGTACAAACTTTCATACAATGGGGTTATTGGGTTCAAAACTTATAATTTCAGTGAATAATGACCGAAAAGCAAATATATTTAATATAGCAAATTATTGTGTAGTGGAAGATGTTCGCAAGATTATAGATGATTTACTTGTAAAGACATCAAGGAAAAGATTTGAAAATATATTTGATATAGAATCTTTTCTGTTGAAGTATTTCTGTAAATATAAAACAAATAAAATATAA
- a CDS encoding acyl-CoA dehydrogenase family protein has product MYSFELTDYQKEIRDKARKFAQEELLKNVLERDRTEKYDMSLVKKLGDLGLIGLQFDKKYGGHGDDYLAFLLVVEELSKVDSAFGISYAISSTFTTGIDSFGNEEQKMHCMPRLFSGDAIGCFALTEPDAGSDAGSAKTEAIRKGDNFVVNGKKHYITNSAVADYCMLIANTDLSKGSKGLTAFLVDLKETPGISIGHIENKCGICSAKVAEINIDNAIIPASAMIGEEGKGFRYALTALNAGRLGVAAQGLGLAQGAFDICKEYMKERVQFGKPIYKNQYIAFKMADLQTEIDMCRLLLYKGAWEQQQGLDFSVSACKAKLACSNLAMKVTTECIQNMGGAGYMRENHVERMFRDAKITQVYEGTNEIQRLIISGAIFG; this is encoded by the coding sequence ATGTACAGTTTTGAATTAACAGATTATCAAAAAGAAATTAGAGATAAAGCAAGAAAGTTTGCACAAGAGGAGCTGCTAAAAAATGTACTTGAAAGAGATAGAACTGAAAAGTACGATATGAGCTTGGTAAAAAAACTTGGAGATTTAGGCTTGATAGGATTACAATTTGATAAAAAGTATGGTGGACATGGAGATGATTATTTAGCATTTTTATTAGTGGTTGAAGAGCTGAGTAAAGTAGATTCAGCATTTGGTATTTCATATGCCATTTCATCAACATTTACAACAGGTATTGATTCCTTTGGAAATGAAGAGCAAAAAATGCACTGTATGCCAAGGCTATTTTCAGGAGATGCTATAGGATGTTTTGCATTAACAGAGCCGGATGCTGGATCAGATGCAGGTTCAGCAAAGACAGAGGCAATTAGAAAAGGAGATAACTTTGTTGTAAATGGCAAGAAACATTATATTACAAATAGTGCTGTTGCTGACTACTGCATGCTTATTGCAAATACAGATTTGTCAAAGGGATCAAAGGGACTGACAGCATTTTTAGTAGACCTTAAAGAGACTCCGGGTATAAGCATAGGTCATATTGAAAATAAATGTGGTATTTGTTCAGCAAAAGTTGCAGAAATAAACATTGATAATGCAATAATACCGGCAAGCGCAATGATAGGTGAGGAAGGCAAGGGATTTAGGTATGCTCTAACTGCATTAAATGCAGGAAGATTGGGTGTTGCTGCTCAAGGGCTAGGTCTTGCTCAGGGTGCTTTTGATATATGTAAAGAATATATGAAGGAAAGAGTGCAATTTGGAAAACCTATTTATAAGAATCAATATATTGCATTCAAGATGGCAGATTTACAGACAGAAATTGACATGTGCAGATTGTTGTTATATAAAGGGGCATGGGAGCAACAACAAGGTCTTGATTTTTCTGTATCAGCTTGTAAGGCAAAGCTGGCATGTTCTAATTTGGCAATGAAGGTTACCACAGAGTGCATCCAGAATATGGGTGGAGCAGGATATATGCGTGAAAATCATGTAGAAAGAATGTTCCGTGATGCAAAGATAACCCAAGTATATGAGGGTACTAATGAGATTCAAAGATTGATTATTAGTGGAGCAATATTTGGATAA
- a CDS encoding CaiB/BaiF CoA transferase family protein: protein MFKPLEGVKVVDLTYFIAGPGAAKILADWGADVIKVEPIFGDPGRTTGKPMCMPTEDDCNVLYNIYNGNKRGLSLNLKSEAGKEILEKILAQSDVFVSSYRTGALKRLGLDYESLHARHPHIVWGQINGYGDFGPIKDNPGFDTVAFWARSGAMMDLVEKDSSPVNPLIGFGDATTSCSLAGGICGGLYNKLRTGEGCKVMVSLFSQAIWSASAGIASTQYGDIYPKTRLNPGTPVMNTYRSSDNIWFYMSILEPERYNPRLLKRLGLDSLLDNPSYSGTECRENAIEMTKVLSEEFAKYSYKDIDAMLTEEDIAHERVQSLKDIANDPQANENLFVAPVKEWDGTETKISMTPVRFTKNEPRSIEDIAPTIERTAPKIGMHTVEILKELGYSDEYIEECIESGAVATDKG, encoded by the coding sequence ATGTTTAAACCATTAGAGGGAGTAAAAGTAGTAGATTTAACTTATTTTATTGCAGGACCCGGTGCTGCAAAAATACTTGCAGATTGGGGTGCAGATGTTATAAAGGTAGAGCCGATTTTTGGAGATCCTGGTAGAACTACAGGTAAGCCTATGTGCATGCCAACAGAAGATGATTGTAATGTATTATATAATATATACAATGGAAATAAGAGGGGTTTATCATTGAATTTAAAGTCTGAAGCAGGTAAAGAAATTCTGGAAAAAATCCTGGCACAATCAGATGTTTTTGTATCAAGCTATCGTACAGGAGCGTTAAAAAGATTGGGGCTGGATTATGAGTCCCTACATGCAAGACATCCTCATATAGTTTGGGGACAAATAAACGGATATGGAGATTTTGGTCCAATAAAAGATAATCCGGGATTTGATACAGTAGCATTTTGGGCTAGAAGTGGTGCTATGATGGACTTAGTAGAAAAGGATTCATCACCTGTTAATCCATTGATTGGATTTGGAGATGCAACAACATCTTGCTCTTTGGCAGGAGGTATATGTGGCGGATTATATAATAAGTTAAGGACAGGAGAAGGCTGTAAGGTTATGGTATCTCTATTTAGCCAGGCTATATGGAGTGCAAGTGCAGGAATAGCATCTACTCAGTATGGAGATATATATCCAAAGACAAGATTAAATCCCGGAACACCTGTTATGAATACATATAGAAGTTCTGATAATATATGGTTCTATATGAGTATACTGGAACCTGAAAGATATAATCCTAGGTTGTTAAAACGTCTTGGATTAGATAGTTTGCTAGATAATCCGTCTTATAGTGGTACAGAATGTAGAGAAAATGCCATTGAAATGACAAAGGTATTGTCAGAAGAGTTTGCTAAATACAGCTATAAAGATATTGACGCAATGTTGACAGAAGAGGATATAGCACATGAAAGAGTTCAAAGTTTGAAGGATATCGCTAATGATCCTCAGGCAAATGAAAATCTTTTTGTTGCACCTGTTAAAGAGTGGGATGGTACAGAAACTAAGATTTCTATGACTCCAGTAAGATTTACAAAAAATGAGCCTAGAAGTATTGAAGATATTGCACCTACAATTGAAAGGACAGCACCTAAAATAGGAATGCATACAGTTGAAATATTAAAGGAACTTGGATATAGTGATGAGTATATAGAAGAATGTATTGAGTCCGGAGCTGTTGCAACAGATAAAGGATAA
- a CDS encoding GntP family permease, whose product MDTIGIIGIALAFILLTFLIMKGLNIFLTVFLTTLVVAVTTQMPIYEAYKTNFMGGFSGFFQNYFLLFLTGTLLAKAMDVTGAARSIAMTIIKVMGKDLAFISVPIACGVLAYGGVTAHVCAFCVFSIALQVFKAADIPRRCIPGALCFGCSTFAMISPGAVQIHNAVPSNNLGTPYTAGFVNGWISCIFMLIAGLIWLKAYIKKVKDRGEHFVAIEGDDVSDNSDKKLPHPLVAILPLVVTIILVNLKNSEGASMVPVEIAVFAGTVSAIIVMFNHVEKGMLSKTFTDGIQMCLSAVTATSAVVGFGAVVSHSKQFSIITNAMINIPGPKLLSLLIGTTVIAGICGSASGGLGIAVPILGPVYTALGIQASAVHRVMALSSSALDSLPHNGYIVTVTNGLCRETHKASYGLTFRLTVIVPFLGSLLGVLLFTLFPNLP is encoded by the coding sequence ATGGATACAATTGGAATTATTGGAATAGCTTTAGCATTTATACTACTGACATTCCTTATTATGAAGGGCTTAAATATTTTTTTAACAGTTTTTCTCACAACACTTGTTGTAGCAGTAACAACTCAAATGCCTATCTATGAAGCCTATAAAACCAATTTTATGGGTGGATTTAGTGGGTTCTTTCAAAATTATTTTTTACTGTTTTTGACAGGTACATTATTGGCAAAGGCAATGGATGTTACAGGAGCTGCAAGATCAATAGCTATGACTATAATAAAAGTAATGGGTAAGGACTTGGCATTTATTTCAGTACCAATTGCATGTGGAGTTTTAGCCTATGGAGGAGTTACAGCACATGTGTGTGCATTCTGCGTATTTTCTATAGCATTACAGGTCTTTAAGGCTGCTGATATACCAAGAAGGTGTATACCGGGTGCGCTATGTTTTGGATGCTCAACATTTGCAATGATTTCACCGGGGGCTGTTCAAATTCATAATGCAGTGCCATCAAATAATTTAGGAACACCATATACTGCAGGATTTGTTAATGGTTGGATATCATGTATATTTATGCTGATTGCAGGTTTGATATGGTTAAAGGCCTATATTAAAAAGGTGAAGGATAGAGGAGAACATTTTGTGGCTATAGAAGGTGATGATGTATCAGATAATAGTGATAAGAAGTTACCTCATCCACTTGTTGCCATATTACCATTAGTGGTGACCATTATTCTTGTTAACTTAAAGAATAGTGAGGGAGCATCTATGGTGCCTGTTGAGATAGCTGTATTTGCAGGTACTGTTTCAGCAATTATAGTAATGTTCAATCATGTTGAAAAAGGAATGCTTAGCAAGACTTTTACAGATGGTATACAGATGTGTCTTTCAGCAGTAACTGCCACAAGTGCTGTTGTAGGTTTCGGAGCGGTTGTGTCACATTCCAAGCAATTTTCAATTATAACAAATGCCATGATAAATATACCGGGTCCAAAACTCCTATCTCTTTTAATAGGTACAACTGTTATAGCAGGAATTTGCGGTAGTGCTTCAGGCGGACTTGGAATAGCTGTTCCTATACTGGGTCCGGTATACACAGCATTAGGTATACAAGCATCAGCAGTACATAGAGTGATGGCTTTGTCATCATCTGCATTGGATTCATTACCACATAATGGATATATAGTAACAGTAACTAATGGACTTTGTAGAGAAACACATAAAGCTTCATATGGACTTACATTCAGACTTACTGTTATAGTTCCATTTCTAGGTTCACTATTGGGAGTATTATTATTTACACTATTTCCTAATTTACCGTAA
- a CDS encoding enoyl-CoA hydratase-related protein, whose product MKFSEAINTTEYVKGSIDGRIAILTMNRPKALNALNNQTLGELELLFDAIEEDGDILGVIITGEGRAFVAGADISQMSGYGVKEGRLYSDRAQKLFNKIESLEKPVIAAVNGFALGGGCELAMSCDIRIASNKAIFGQPEANLGLIPCFGGTQRLPRLVGVGIAKELIYTCRQVKADEAVSIGLANKLVDETKLMDEAKDMMEMILSRSPIAISYCKTAINRGSDTDIRNGLEIEKECWAVVFGNEDKKEGIEAFLEKRAPQFPSKKQ is encoded by the coding sequence ATGAAGTTTAGTGAAGCTATAAACACTACGGAATATGTCAAGGGAAGTATTGATGGACGAATTGCTATATTGACCATGAATAGACCTAAAGCATTAAATGCTTTAAACAATCAAACATTAGGAGAACTTGAATTATTGTTTGATGCTATTGAAGAAGATGGTGATATTTTAGGAGTTATTATCACCGGAGAAGGCAGAGCTTTTGTTGCGGGAGCAGACATTTCTCAAATGTCAGGATATGGTGTAAAAGAGGGAAGACTTTATTCTGATAGGGCACAGAAATTATTTAATAAAATTGAAAGTTTAGAAAAACCTGTTATTGCGGCAGTAAATGGATTTGCACTTGGTGGAGGATGTGAGCTTGCAATGAGCTGTGATATAAGAATTGCGTCTAATAAAGCAATATTTGGACAACCTGAGGCAAATTTAGGTTTAATACCATGCTTTGGCGGTACTCAAAGATTACCAAGATTAGTTGGTGTAGGAATTGCAAAAGAACTTATATACACTTGTAGACAGGTCAAGGCTGATGAAGCCGTAAGTATAGGATTGGCAAATAAACTTGTTGATGAAACAAAGTTAATGGATGAGGCAAAAGATATGATGGAAATGATCTTAAGCAGATCACCTATTGCAATAAGTTATTGCAAGACTGCTATAAATCGTGGATCTGATACAGATATTAGAAATGGTCTAGAAATAGAAAAAGAATGCTGGGCTGTTGTTTTTGGTAACGAAGATAAAAAGGAAGGAATTGAGGCATTTCTTGAGAAAAGAGCACCTCAGTTCCCAAGTAAAAAGCAATAG
- a CDS encoding sigma-54 interaction domain-containing protein has product MEKEFYARVFEEVLRLTNDGFIVVDANAIVIDINDSYSSFLGRKKEDIVGRPITDIIPNSKMADIMMNEYTEELVLHKYQTGYVKDSSNDFVLVSRTYVKDSNGNTIGGVAQVHFREQSVNTARRMIKEYNELEFLREQYQIFSESQLGVKDIIGKSDVILNKKREAIQASKTNFPVLITGESGTGKEVFARIIHYSGIRRNKPFICVNCAAIPSELLESELFGYEEGAFTGAKKGGRKGKFMQADGGTIFLDEIGDMPLLMQAKILRILQEKEVDTVGGNNPIPIDVRIISATRRNLEQMIIDGTFREDLYYRLNVINLHLPPLRSRVEDIPLLVQYFINRLNTEYKLNVEIDKKVLEAFCCHVWNGNVRELENVIKGAYAVCDGLEIVLSDLPVKFEAFMNDGLNKNRDITNNKDKIIQDIELGSVEEVHSIGSMKKYLMEKEKEIIISAYNRFNSVRKAAGYLGMSVPTFVRKWQMYRD; this is encoded by the coding sequence ATGGAAAAAGAATTCTATGCAAGGGTTTTTGAAGAAGTTCTCCGACTTACAAATGATGGATTTATTGTAGTAGATGCAAATGCCATAGTTATTGATATTAATGATAGCTATAGTTCTTTCTTAGGAAGAAAAAAAGAAGACATTGTAGGTAGACCTATTACAGATATTATTCCAAATAGTAAGATGGCTGATATTATGATGAATGAGTACACAGAAGAATTGGTATTGCACAAATATCAGACGGGATATGTAAAGGATTCATCAAATGATTTTGTGCTTGTCAGCCGTACATATGTTAAAGATTCTAATGGAAATACTATTGGTGGAGTTGCACAGGTACATTTTCGTGAACAGTCAGTAAATACTGCCAGGCGAATGATAAAAGAATACAACGAGCTGGAATTTCTTAGAGAACAGTATCAAATATTTAGTGAATCACAGCTTGGAGTAAAAGATATAATTGGTAAGAGTGATGTTATTTTAAACAAGAAAAGAGAAGCTATACAGGCTTCTAAAACTAATTTTCCGGTACTAATAACTGGAGAAAGTGGAACCGGGAAAGAGGTATTTGCCAGGATAATACACTACTCAGGAATTAGAAGAAATAAACCTTTCATTTGTGTAAACTGTGCAGCTATTCCAAGTGAATTGTTGGAATCAGAATTGTTTGGATATGAAGAGGGAGCTTTTACCGGTGCCAAAAAAGGCGGAAGAAAAGGCAAGTTTATGCAGGCTGATGGTGGCACAATATTCTTGGATGAAATAGGTGATATGCCACTTCTCATGCAGGCAAAGATTTTGAGAATATTACAAGAGAAGGAAGTGGATACAGTAGGAGGAAATAATCCTATACCAATAGATGTTCGTATAATATCTGCAACCAGAAGAAATCTTGAACAAATGATTATTGACGGTACTTTTAGAGAGGATTTATATTACAGACTAAATGTCATTAATTTGCACTTACCTCCTCTTCGTAGCAGAGTTGAGGATATACCTTTACTTGTACAGTATTTTATAAATAGGTTAAATACGGAGTACAAATTAAATGTTGAAATAGATAAAAAGGTATTAGAGGCTTTTTGCTGCCATGTTTGGAATGGTAATGTGAGAGAACTTGAAAACGTTATAAAAGGCGCGTATGCTGTTTGTGATGGGTTAGAAATAGTATTATCAGACTTACCGGTTAAGTTTGAAGCTTTTATGAATGACGGATTAAATAAAAATAGAGATATAACCAATAATAAGGATAAGATTATTCAAGATATTGAATTAGGTTCTGTTGAAGAAGTACATTCTATCGGTTCAATGAAGAAGTATTTAATGGAAAAGGAAAAAGAGATAATAATATCAGCTTACAATAGATTTAATAGTGTACGTAAAGCAGCGGGATATTTAGGTATGAGTGTTCCTACTTTCGTAAGAAAGTGGCAAATGTATAGGGATTAG